AAAGTAGCTGGTGATGATGGCGGTCTTCATTCCCACCGGTTGCCGCCGACATTTTTCAAATCAATATAGTCAACCGTTCCACGGTTGCCGATAAATGAGGTGAGAAGCCAGCTTATGAGGCTGATCAAAAGTGAGCCGAACACGGCCGACCAGAAGCCATGCACTTGGAAACCGGTTATGACGCCTGACGCCATCAGAAGCATAACCGCATTGATGACGAAGGTAAAGAGTCCCAGGGTCAATACATTCAGAGGTAGTGTCAACAACAGCAATAAGGGCCGGAAAAAAGCATTCAGTATTCCCAGTATGGCGGCTGCAAAAAAGGCGGAGAAAAAACCGCTCACCTGTATACCGGCTAACAAGTATGAGGTGGCAATGATCGCAGCTGTTAAAGTTAGCCACCTTAGAAAAATTCCTTTCATTTGTTTTCTATTCCTTTTTTTTGCGATTTTAGATTATTTTGAAATGATTTTTACCCAAGAATTCAAACACAGCTTTGATGGGTTAGCAAGTAGAATTTTAGAACGGAAAATGACCGGACAATAATAGTCACGGCATTGTATTTCGGGGAAGATAAGCATGGATGCGGGATTGTTGAATTTTCCCGAGAATCGATGGTTTTTGAAGATAATTAATTACAGAGCTAAACCCCCAGCTAAGCTGGGGAGAATGGCAAAAGCTATGCTGAGTATTTAAAAAATGCTCCTTTTGGATTAAAGGTAACAGCGCTGATTCTGTGACCAAAATCCA
This DNA window, taken from Thermodesulfobacteriota bacterium, encodes the following:
- a CDS encoding phage holin family protein yields the protein MKGIFLRWLTLTAAIIATSYLLAGIQVSGFFSAFFAAAILGILNAFFRPLLLLLTLPLNVLTLGLFTFVINAVMLLMASGVITGFQVHGFWSAVFGSLLISLISWLLTSFIGNRGTVDYIDLKNVGGNRWE